From a single Ignavibacteria bacterium genomic region:
- a CDS encoding cyclomaltodextrinase N-terminal domain-containing protein, translated as MFRLALLFFTFAFFVSAQTLKINKVEPPNWWTGMTKNKIQLMVYGEGLSGATAASKSGVKILGTSSFNDGYLFIDIEIPSDTKPGDYEIEVTSKGKTTKLNFPVQKRTGKKPAGFSSDDIIYLVMPDRFVNGDTKNDAVKGLSESVDRGFYDGRHGGDLQGIINKLDYIKELGFTALWLTPVVENNTFRSYHGYSATDFYSVDARLGDNALYKKMVEEAQKRGIKVILDHVANHFSKDHQWAKLLPHPGWVNGSFASPPPPVHHKQVFPDINSDSSTIKKVVEGWFTDYMPDFNQTNSFVANYITQNTIWWVEFAGLDGIREDTYPYNHEGYMAEWAKTILEEYPTMNIVAEVWTGEPSFLSYYQSGSRTRKNFDNYIKSLTDFGLRDVIYQWLEGRGNMYNVYSALAMDFLYGDPNELVTFVDNHDINRGMFGANGNIAKFKTAFTLLLTTRGIPQIFYGTEIGIKGTDHHGYLRADFPGGWKEDQRDAFTKEGRTSTENDLYNHLKKLIEIRRNNKAFTHGKLTHFPPVQDVYVYFREFNGERFMVAINGSDKERTVGFDNFGERLNGIFSGKDLLTDEEMKIASDRKLVLGAYQSVVLKLR; from the coding sequence ATGTTCAGACTGGCGTTACTGTTTTTTACATTTGCCTTTTTTGTTAGTGCACAGACTCTAAAAATAAATAAAGTGGAACCTCCCAACTGGTGGACGGGAATGACTAAAAATAAAATCCAGTTGATGGTGTACGGAGAGGGGTTGTCGGGTGCTACGGCAGCATCAAAATCGGGTGTAAAGATACTTGGGACAAGCAGTTTCAACGATGGCTATTTGTTCATCGATATTGAAATACCTTCAGATACAAAACCGGGTGATTATGAGATCGAAGTAACCTCAAAAGGTAAAACCACAAAACTGAATTTCCCCGTCCAAAAAAGAACAGGGAAAAAACCCGCAGGATTCTCTTCAGATGATATTATTTATCTTGTAATGCCCGACAGGTTTGTGAATGGCGATACAAAAAATGATGCCGTTAAAGGGCTTTCAGAATCGGTAGACAGAGGATTTTATGACGGCAGACACGGGGGCGACCTGCAAGGTATAATTAACAAACTCGACTATATAAAAGAGCTCGGTTTTACAGCATTGTGGCTGACCCCTGTAGTCGAAAACAACACATTCAGAAGCTATCACGGCTACTCTGCTACGGATTTCTACAGTGTGGATGCGCGGCTTGGTGATAATGCCCTCTACAAAAAAATGGTTGAAGAGGCGCAAAAAAGGGGAATCAAGGTAATCCTCGATCATGTGGCGAATCATTTCAGCAAAGATCATCAGTGGGCAAAACTGCTCCCTCATCCGGGCTGGGTAAACGGTTCGTTCGCTTCACCTCCGCCTCCTGTTCACCATAAACAGGTGTTCCCCGACATTAATAGCGACAGTTCAACCATAAAAAAAGTGGTTGAGGGCTGGTTCACTGACTACATGCCCGATTTTAATCAGACCAACAGTTTTGTTGCAAATTACATAACGCAAAACACCATCTGGTGGGTCGAATTCGCGGGTCTCGATGGCATTCGTGAAGATACATATCCCTATAACCATGAAGGATACATGGCTGAGTGGGCAAAAACGATTCTGGAAGAATATCCCACCATGAATATTGTTGCAGAGGTGTGGACAGGTGAACCGTCATTTCTCTCCTACTATCAAAGCGGAAGCAGAACCCGTAAAAATTTCGATAATTACATTAAATCTCTTACAGATTTTGGTCTGAGGGATGTAATCTACCAGTGGCTCGAGGGGAGAGGCAACATGTACAATGTTTACAGTGCCCTCGCTATGGATTTTCTCTATGGTGACCCGAACGAGCTTGTCACCTTTGTCGATAATCACGATATCAACCGTGGAATGTTCGGAGCAAACGGAAATATTGCCAAGTTCAAAACTGCTTTCACATTGCTCCTGACAACGAGGGGGATCCCTCAGATTTTTTACGGTACTGAAATCGGCATAAAAGGAACGGATCATCACGGCTACCTGAGGGCGGACTTCCCCGGTGGCTGGAAAGAGGATCAGAGGGATGCCTTCACCAAAGAGGGACGGACTTCTACTGAAAACGACCTTTACAATCATCTGAAAAAACTGATAGAGATAAGAAGAAACAATAAAGCCTTCACCCATGGGAAACTTACACACTTCCCCCCTGTGCAGGATGTGTATGTCTATTTCAGAGAATTTAACGGTGAAAGATTCATGGTTGCAATCAATGGAAGTGACAAAGAAAGAACCGTAGGCTTCGATAATTTTGGTGAAAGACTCAACGGAATATTCTCAGGCAAAGACCTCCTGACAGATGAAGAAATGAAGATAGCCTCTGACAGGAAACTTGTTTTGGGTGCGTATCAGTCGGTAGTATTGAAGTTGAGGTAG
- a CDS encoding TlpA family protein disulfide reductase — translation MRIKFALAALLVVSLIAFTSCSKKTETKPVENKKTEQPETKPLGTGTEKAADFTLKNAGGGMDVKLSDYKGKVVILDFWATWCPPCRKGIPDLIELQKKYGDRVVVIGVSVDDQNTIGEVPGFIKSMNINYPVAYANSEIAAAYGGIEAIPTSFIIDQDGNIVEKHVGLVDISVYENAINQLK, via the coding sequence ATGAGAATCAAATTTGCACTGGCAGCCCTGCTCGTCGTATCGCTCATCGCTTTTACTTCATGCAGCAAAAAAACGGAAACGAAACCGGTAGAAAACAAAAAAACGGAACAGCCTGAAACAAAACCGCTTGGAACCGGCACGGAGAAAGCCGCCGACTTCACGCTTAAAAATGCGGGTGGCGGAATGGATGTTAAACTTTCCGACTATAAAGGGAAAGTCGTTATTCTGGATTTTTGGGCTACATGGTGCCCGCCTTGTAGAAAAGGAATTCCCGATCTGATCGAATTACAGAAAAAATATGGTGACAGGGTTGTTGTAATAGGTGTTTCGGTGGATGATCAAAATACGATTGGTGAGGTTCCCGGCTTTATTAAGTCGATGAACATCAATTATCCTGTTGCATATGCAAACAGTGAAATTGCCGCCGCTTACGGTGGAATTGAAGCGATTCCCACTTCTTTCATTATCGATCAGGATGGAAACATCGTTGAAAAACATGTGGGTCTGGTGGATATCAGCGTTTATGAAAATGCCATCAACCAGTTAAAATAG
- a CDS encoding DUF4040 domain-containing protein: protein MLILQVLLPFIFAPFVPVISKNISGRVTGILFSLLPLGLFLLFLFDFFSLPVSGFPPVVYEWIPSMGVELAMRADGLSLLFGLIITGIGAAVFLFAGSYLGTGKDTVKFYIYIMIFMGAMLGVVFSDNLLLLFIFWELTSLSSFLLIGFKHKYLESRYAALQALLVTGIGGLSLLAAVILIYLSAGTFSISELIKNPSLITGSSNLTAIILLMLGGAFTKSAQFPFHFWLPNAMEAPTPVSAYLHSATMVKAGVFLVARMNPVFAEIGLWGDLLLWFGGYTMILGAFLALKQTDLKRILAYTTLSVLGTLMMLIGYGTELAIKTMIIYLVAHALYKGTLFLTAGAIDHSTGTRDVRILGGLARKMPVTAFAGIAAALSMSGVIPFVGFIGKEYLYENALKGEPFLVFAVFFAGVVMVFSAIQAGFHPWFGQGSETPKEPHEGDFTLTLGIGVTATLGLVLGLFSSSLLSGIATMAVSPVLGREIVVKAGLWHGFNFIFILSLATLAAGYGFYKVREKFYLLPQVYGPLEYLMPSKLYDKALKLLVITSKKQTTFFQNGYLRYYIITIFATAVLLAGGYFVPHFDAGTISIDPQIEIYEVLVGLVMISGALIAALANSRLYAVTGLGITGFGMAMIFILYGAPDLALTQFSIETLSVILFVLALYKLPRFLKISNKSAKIRDVVIASTVGILITFVILAVYSVEHSTDLKQFFAEKSLTEGKGRNIVNVILVDFRSIDTMGEITVLGIAAIGIYGLVKLIRRDG from the coding sequence ATGCTCATACTGCAAGTGCTGCTTCCCTTCATTTTTGCACCGTTCGTTCCTGTTATTTCAAAAAATATCAGCGGACGGGTCACGGGTATTCTTTTTTCTCTTCTGCCGCTCGGCTTGTTCCTCCTTTTCCTTTTCGATTTCTTCTCGTTGCCTGTCTCAGGATTCCCTCCTGTTGTATATGAGTGGATTCCTTCGATGGGGGTGGAACTGGCGATGAGAGCTGATGGATTGAGTCTTCTCTTTGGATTGATTATTACGGGAATTGGTGCTGCTGTCTTCCTTTTTGCGGGGAGCTATCTTGGGACCGGAAAAGACACGGTAAAATTCTACATCTACATAATGATTTTCATGGGAGCGATGCTCGGAGTGGTTTTCTCCGACAATCTTCTCCTTCTCTTCATTTTCTGGGAGCTTACATCCCTCTCATCATTTCTGCTTATTGGTTTCAAACACAAGTACCTCGAATCGAGATATGCGGCGCTTCAGGCATTGCTTGTTACGGGAATTGGTGGTTTGTCGCTTCTCGCTGCGGTGATTCTGATTTATCTCTCGGCTGGTACATTTTCGATCTCTGAACTGATAAAAAATCCCTCATTGATAACGGGAAGCAGCAACCTGACCGCAATAATCCTCCTTATGCTCGGCGGGGCATTTACCAAATCTGCACAATTTCCGTTCCATTTTTGGCTTCCCAATGCCATGGAAGCTCCTACGCCTGTAAGTGCTTACCTTCATTCTGCCACCATGGTGAAAGCGGGAGTGTTTCTCGTGGCGCGTATGAACCCCGTTTTTGCTGAAATTGGATTGTGGGGTGATCTGCTCCTCTGGTTTGGCGGATATACAATGATTCTGGGTGCATTTCTTGCCCTCAAGCAGACTGATCTTAAACGAATACTTGCCTACACAACACTCAGTGTACTTGGTACGCTCATGATGTTGATTGGTTACGGTACAGAACTTGCCATTAAAACTATGATAATCTATCTCGTGGCACATGCACTCTACAAGGGAACACTTTTCCTGACTGCCGGAGCGATTGATCACTCGACGGGAACGAGGGATGTCCGGATACTGGGAGGGCTTGCAAGAAAAATGCCTGTTACCGCCTTTGCCGGAATTGCGGCTGCACTTTCCATGTCGGGTGTAATACCTTTTGTAGGATTTATCGGTAAGGAATATCTCTATGAAAATGCGCTAAAAGGGGAACCCTTTCTCGTTTTTGCTGTTTTCTTTGCAGGTGTTGTGATGGTATTTTCTGCGATTCAGGCGGGTTTTCATCCATGGTTCGGACAGGGAAGTGAAACCCCAAAAGAACCGCATGAAGGTGATTTTACTCTTACTCTTGGCATTGGCGTAACCGCTACACTTGGACTGGTTCTCGGACTTTTTTCCTCATCTCTCCTTTCAGGTATCGCGACAATGGCGGTTTCACCCGTTCTGGGGAGGGAGATCGTTGTGAAAGCGGGACTGTGGCACGGTTTCAATTTTATTTTCATTCTTAGTCTTGCCACACTTGCTGCCGGTTACGGTTTCTATAAAGTGAGGGAGAAGTTTTACCTTCTGCCCCAGGTTTACGGTCCACTCGAATATTTAATGCCCTCAAAACTTTACGATAAAGCCCTTAAATTATTGGTAATTACATCAAAAAAGCAGACGACTTTCTTTCAGAACGGATATTTGCGTTATTATATAATTACAATATTTGCCACAGCGGTACTACTTGCCGGTGGTTATTTTGTCCCCCACTTCGATGCGGGTACCATTTCCATCGATCCCCAGATTGAAATTTATGAGGTCCTCGTCGGACTCGTGATGATCTCTGGGGCTCTCATTGCGGCACTTGCCAACAGCAGACTCTATGCCGTTACAGGACTGGGTATCACCGGGTTCGGAATGGCGATGATTTTTATCCTCTACGGCGCACCCGACCTCGCTTTGACACAGTTTTCCATCGAGACCCTTTCGGTAATACTTTTTGTTCTCGCTCTTTACAAGTTACCCCGTTTCCTGAAAATATCAAACAAAAGTGCGAAAATCAGGGATGTTGTCATCGCTTCCACAGTTGGGATACTCATTACATTTGTAATTCTTGCCGTTTACTCTGTGGAGCACAGCACGGATCTCAAACAGTTCTTTGCTGAAAAAAGCCTTACTGAGGGGAAGGGGAGAAACATTGTCAATGTGATTCTGGTCGACTTTCGCTCAATCGATACCATGGGTGAGATAACCGTGCTGGGAATTGCTGCCATTGGCATCTACGGGCTTGTGAAACTGATCAGGAGGGACGGATAA
- a CDS encoding Na+/H+ antiporter subunit B, which yields MPSLILRTALKYLMPGLFLFSLFLLFRGHNEPGGGFVGGLVASAAIVLYTLSSGVKEASEMLRVPPVMLIATGLFVALLAGFPGLIAGGEFMQGVWLDMKIPVIGKFGTPVLFDMGVYLLVTGMVVKVIFTLAEKEEEG from the coding sequence ATGCCGAGTTTAATCCTGAGAACTGCATTAAAATATTTGATGCCGGGATTGTTCCTCTTTTCCCTTTTTCTTCTCTTCAGAGGCCACAACGAACCGGGAGGCGGATTTGTCGGTGGACTTGTGGCATCGGCTGCCATCGTCCTCTATACTCTCTCTTCAGGAGTTAAGGAAGCAAGTGAAATGCTTCGTGTTCCTCCCGTCATGCTGATTGCAACCGGTTTGTTCGTCGCACTTCTGGCAGGTTTCCCCGGCTTGATTGCGGGTGGTGAATTCATGCAGGGGGTATGGCTCGACATGAAAATTCCCGTAATCGGAAAGTTTGGCACTCCTGTCCTCTTCGACATGGGAGTCTATCTCCTTGTAACCGGGATGGTGGTGAAAGTAATTTTTACCCTCGCAGAGAAAGAGGAGGAGGGCTGA
- a CDS encoding Na+/H+ antiporter subunit C, with amino-acid sequence MVLFLAIITGVLTAVGIYMILRRSMVKMIIGLAFLGHAANLLIFTIGRITKGKAAFVPEGLDSPFEPFADPLPQALILTAIVIGFGVQAFLIVLFKQNYKSLQSDDLDDMNTTDRLG; translated from the coding sequence ATGGTTCTTTTTCTTGCGATAATCACGGGAGTTCTGACGGCTGTCGGAATTTATATGATCCTCAGAAGAAGCATGGTGAAAATGATAATTGGTCTTGCATTTCTGGGGCATGCAGCGAACCTTCTCATTTTTACAATCGGCAGAATAACAAAGGGGAAAGCCGCTTTTGTACCTGAAGGGCTCGATTCTCCTTTTGAACCGTTTGCGGATCCGCTTCCACAGGCTCTGATTCTTACAGCCATTGTAATCGGTTTTGGTGTTCAGGCGTTTCTGATAGTTCTCTTCAAGCAGAATTACAAGAGCCTGCAATCTGACGATCTTGATGACATGAACACAACAGACAGGCTGGGTTGA
- a CDS encoding Na+/H+ antiporter subunit D: MKLLILLPLLIPFFAAILTIFFRERIQAQRIIFSASSGFVLLVSVFLLQHVFTSGTYAVQVGGWEAPFGISFVVDKLAAIMIAISGLMAFASSFYAFATIDAEREKFGFYTLLSTLFMGINGSFLTGDIFNLYVWFEVMLMSSFVLISLGGTKAQLEGAIKYVTLNLVSSLFFLVAVGILYGIAGTLNMADLAVKIPAIKEQWLTTTVAIFFLIAFGIKSAVFPLFFWLPASYHTPPAVVSAVFAGMLTKVGVYAMIRVFTLIFDNNTEVTHTILLVISGFTMVVGVLGAAAQNDIRRILSFHIVSQIGYMIMGLALNSPLALAGAIFYIIHHIIVKTNLFLVGGIIREIKGSYALDRLGGVYKAYPLLGLLFLVPALSLAGIPPLSGFWAKFSLVKAGFAAEAWLITGVSLFVSILTLYSMMKIWNEVFWKDLPKDVPEIDRYSSISRNKKIMLIAPAVALAVCTLVIGFYTAPFFDAAAESARELLNKTDYINSVLRFK; this comes from the coding sequence ATGAAACTCCTGATTTTATTACCACTTCTTATACCGTTTTTTGCTGCAATTCTAACCATCTTCTTCAGGGAGAGAATTCAGGCACAAAGGATAATATTCTCTGCATCATCAGGTTTTGTCCTTCTTGTTTCCGTTTTTCTGCTGCAGCATGTCTTTACATCCGGAACTTATGCTGTTCAGGTTGGCGGTTGGGAGGCACCCTTTGGAATATCATTTGTGGTCGATAAATTAGCTGCAATAATGATCGCTATCTCCGGCTTAATGGCTTTTGCCTCCTCGTTTTATGCCTTCGCAACGATAGATGCTGAAAGGGAGAAATTCGGATTTTACACACTCCTTTCCACTCTTTTTATGGGGATCAACGGCAGTTTTCTTACGGGTGACATCTTCAACCTTTATGTCTGGTTCGAAGTGATGCTGATGTCGTCGTTTGTGCTTATTTCCCTAGGGGGTACCAAAGCCCAACTCGAGGGTGCGATAAAGTATGTAACGCTCAATCTCGTTTCCTCCCTCTTTTTCCTTGTTGCGGTCGGAATATTGTATGGAATTGCCGGTACTCTGAACATGGCTGATCTTGCGGTGAAGATTCCCGCAATCAAAGAGCAATGGCTTACCACAACAGTCGCGATCTTTTTTCTGATAGCTTTTGGTATCAAATCAGCAGTATTTCCCCTCTTCTTCTGGCTGCCGGCTTCGTATCACACACCTCCTGCGGTTGTTTCCGCTGTTTTTGCGGGAATGCTCACAAAAGTTGGTGTTTATGCCATGATCCGGGTATTCACCTTGATTTTTGATAACAATACTGAGGTGACACACACAATCCTGCTGGTAATTTCGGGATTCACCATGGTGGTTGGTGTTTTGGGAGCCGCCGCTCAGAATGACATTAGGCGGATTCTCTCGTTTCACATCGTCAGTCAGATAGGGTACATGATCATGGGGCTTGCCCTCAATTCTCCGCTCGCACTTGCGGGTGCAATTTTCTATATAATACACCACATCATTGTAAAGACGAATCTGTTTCTCGTAGGAGGCATAATAAGGGAGATCAAAGGAAGTTACGCACTCGACAGACTCGGGGGTGTTTACAAGGCATATCCTTTGCTTGGCTTGCTTTTCCTTGTTCCTGCCCTCTCACTTGCGGGAATACCTCCTCTTTCGGGATTTTGGGCAAAATTTTCATTAGTCAAGGCGGGTTTTGCTGCTGAAGCATGGCTGATTACCGGTGTGTCGCTTTTTGTCTCAATTCTTACCCTCTATTCGATGATGAAAATCTGGAACGAGGTTTTCTGGAAGGATCTGCCCAAAGATGTTCCTGAAATCGACAGGTATTCTTCGATCTCCCGCAATAAAAAAATAATGCTCATTGCTCCCGCTGTGGCTTTGGCAGTCTGCACTCTTGTCATCGGTTTTTATACCGCACCTTTTTTTGATGCTGCTGCGGAGTCTGCAAGAGAATTATTGAACAAAACTGATTACATCAATTCCGTGCTGAGGTTCAAATGA
- a CDS encoding Na+/H+ antiporter subunit E: protein MGKLSLNITLGVVWMFLSGSFGIFALFEGLAVGFGVIFLLERVIGASNYTKKLFKAVNLLFFFIWELIVSNYNVAKELLTPQFLSEPAIVAVPLSLKGDFEITLLANLITLTPGTLSIDVSPDRKFLYVHLMYAGDPDKAIADIKSGFERRILEVFE from the coding sequence ATGGGTAAACTCTCACTCAACATCACACTTGGAGTTGTCTGGATGTTCCTTTCAGGCAGTTTTGGCATATTTGCTTTGTTTGAAGGACTGGCAGTTGGATTTGGTGTAATATTCCTTCTCGAGAGAGTGATAGGAGCTTCAAACTATACCAAAAAACTCTTTAAGGCAGTGAATCTGCTCTTCTTCTTTATTTGGGAATTGATTGTGTCGAATTACAATGTTGCGAAGGAGCTGCTTACACCACAATTCCTTTCCGAACCTGCAATAGTGGCAGTGCCTCTTTCTCTAAAAGGTGATTTTGAGATTACGCTTCTTGCAAACCTGATTACACTCACCCCGGGGACGCTGAGCATAGATGTGTCGCCTGACAGGAAGTTTCTCTATGTCCATTTGATGTACGCCGGTGATCCCGACAAGGCAATTGCAGATATCAAATCGGGATTCGAAAGAAGGATACTGGAGGTGTTTGAATAA
- a CDS encoding cation:proton antiporter, giving the protein MMFLEFALTYSLILISLSMLIVLIRLVKGPHTADRVVALDLTTSLGIAFIAVYSIKSGETYILDAGLVLGFVSFLGTAGFAYYLQLRSKK; this is encoded by the coding sequence ATAATGTTTCTTGAATTTGCATTAACCTATTCCCTGATACTTATCTCCCTTTCCATGCTTATCGTATTAATAAGGCTGGTAAAGGGACCTCACACTGCCGACAGGGTTGTGGCTCTTGACCTTACAACCTCACTTGGAATTGCATTCATTGCGGTTTATTCCATAAAAAGCGGTGAAACCTACATTCTCGATGCGGGCCTTGTTCTCGGCTTTGTCAGTTTTCTTGGCACAGCGGGATTTGCATATTATCTACAATTACGGAGTAAAAAATGA
- a CDS encoding monovalent cation/H(+) antiporter subunit G: MSDILTGSFLILGSFVILLAALGILKMPDIYLRMSASTKASTLGISIILITTGLHFGTTEIISRTILIVVFLMITAPVASHLLGKAAYLNKLPLWNTKRDDLKKL, translated from the coding sequence ATGAGCGACATTCTCACCGGTTCTTTTCTCATCCTCGGCAGTTTTGTTATTCTTCTCGCCGCTCTCGGTATCCTGAAGATGCCAGATATCTACCTTAGAATGTCAGCCTCCACGAAAGCCTCAACTCTCGGTATTTCAATAATCCTGATAACCACCGGGCTCCACTTCGGTACGACAGAAATAATTTCCCGAACCATTCTCATAGTTGTTTTTCTGATGATTACCGCCCCCGTGGCATCCCACCTTCTCGGTAAAGCCGCGTACCTTAACAAGTTACCGCTCTGGAACACAAAGAGGGATGACCTGAAGAAGCTATGA
- the rocD gene encoding ornithine--oxo-acid transaminase has protein sequence MNSKDYIAIEEKFGAHNYHPLDVVIDHAEGVYMWDVDGKKYLDCLAAYSAVNQGHCHPRIVKVLKDQAEKVTLTSRAFRNNQLPLLAQELCELTGYQMMLPMNSGAEAVETALKAARKWGHKVKGIAEDKGTILTCTNNFSGRTISIVSFSTEEQYKDGFGPFTPGFHNVEYGNIESLKAAINDDTIAFLIEPIQGEAGIIIPPDGYLKEAFDLCKKHNVLFIADEIQSGLGRSGKLFAFQYEDIKPDVVIIGKALSGGCYPVSAVLSDREVLGVFNPGDHGSTFGGNPLGAAVARESLKVLVEEKLVENSFELGNYFRAELSKIASAHVKEIRGKGLFIGVELHESSGGARRFCEALAERGILCKETHTHVIRFAPPLVITKAEIDEALGHIREVLLMA, from the coding sequence ATGAACTCAAAAGATTATATTGCAATTGAAGAAAAGTTTGGTGCCCACAATTATCATCCGCTGGATGTGGTGATTGATCATGCAGAAGGTGTTTACATGTGGGATGTTGACGGTAAAAAATATTTGGACTGTCTTGCTGCCTATTCAGCAGTAAATCAGGGACATTGCCATCCCAGAATTGTAAAGGTATTGAAAGATCAGGCAGAAAAGGTTACATTGACCTCGAGGGCTTTCAGAAACAACCAGTTGCCTCTGCTCGCTCAGGAATTGTGCGAACTGACCGGTTATCAGATGATGCTTCCCATGAACTCGGGTGCGGAAGCTGTTGAGACCGCTCTTAAGGCTGCCCGTAAATGGGGACACAAGGTGAAAGGAATTGCCGAAGATAAAGGGACAATCCTTACCTGTACAAACAATTTTTCGGGAAGAACCATCTCCATCGTTAGTTTTTCGACTGAAGAACAATATAAAGACGGATTTGGACCTTTTACCCCCGGTTTTCACAATGTTGAATACGGTAACATTGAATCGCTTAAAGCGGCAATTAATGATGATACCATCGCGTTCCTTATCGAACCGATTCAGGGTGAAGCAGGTATCATAATACCACCCGACGGTTATTTGAAAGAGGCTTTTGACCTGTGCAAAAAACACAATGTTCTTTTTATCGCTGATGAAATTCAGTCAGGTCTCGGTCGTTCAGGCAAGCTTTTTGCTTTCCAGTATGAAGACATTAAACCGGATGTGGTGATTATAGGAAAAGCCCTTTCGGGTGGCTGTTATCCTGTGTCAGCAGTTCTATCCGACAGGGAAGTGCTGGGAGTTTTCAATCCCGGTGACCACGGATCAACATTCGGCGGAAATCCGCTCGGTGCCGCAGTGGCAAGAGAGAGCCTTAAAGTTCTGGTTGAAGAGAAACTCGTTGAGAACTCTTTTGAACTCGGAAATTACTTCCGTGCAGAACTTTCCAAAATCGCCTCGGCTCATGTGAAAGAGATCAGAGGAAAAGGGTTGTTCATCGGTGTTGAGCTGCATGAGTCCTCAGGCGGTGCCAGAAGATTCTGCGAAGCACTCGCTGAAAGAGGAATTTTATGTAAAGAAACACATACACATGTCATCCGTTTCGCTCCTCCGCTTGTGATTACAAAAGCGGAAATAGATGAGGCTCTCGGGCACATCCGCGAAGTCCTTCTGATGGCATGA